In Macadamia integrifolia cultivar HAES 741 chromosome 1, SCU_Mint_v3, whole genome shotgun sequence, a single window of DNA contains:
- the LOC122083936 gene encoding E3 ubiquitin ligase BIG BROTHER-related-like isoform X2, whose product MDGEEAKHVINNDRKVVPVTQPSQIDSDLTFAMTIQEQERQFLVSIMEESENYEFSDEDEDDDDDAEADPGYGLVDEEFLEEGEGEEEEGSSEDEDMEQDEIDPDEMSYEELLELGETVGSVNKGLSANELANSLRPYENKFKLKREDVVDRCVICQDEYKDGESLVMLSCEQPYHSDCISKWLQIKKVCPICSNEVSSSSK is encoded by the exons ATGGATGGTGAAGAGGCCAAACATGTAATTAATAATGACAGGAAGGTCGTTCCAGTCACGCAACCCAGCCAGATTGACTCAGATCTCACCTTTGCAATGACAATACAAGAACAg GAAAGGCAGTTTCTCGTGTCCATAATGGAGGAAAGTGAGAATTATGAATTCAGTgacgaagatgaagatgatgatgatgacgctGAAGCTGATCCTGGCTATGGGCTTGTTGATGAGGAATTCCTTGAAG aaggagaaggagaagaagaagaaggtagcAGCGAGGATGAG gacATGGAACAAGACGAGATAGACCCAGATGAAATGTCTTACGAA GAGTTGCTTGAGCTTGGAGAAACTGTTGGGTCAGTGAACAAAGGACTGTCAGCCAACGAACTCGCCAATTCACTTCGTCCCTATGAAAATAAATTCAAGCTGAAGAGGGAAGATGTGGTAGATCG GTGTGTGATTTGTCAAGATGAATACAAAGATGGAGAATCACTTGTAATGCTTTCATgtgagcaaccttaccattccGATTGTATAAGCAAATGGCTTCAAATTAAGAAG GTTTGCCCAATATGTAGCAATGAGGTTTCCTCATCAAGCAAATGA
- the LOC122083936 gene encoding E3 ubiquitin ligase BIG BROTHER-related-like isoform X1: MDGEEAKHVINNDRKVVPVTQPSQIDSDLTFAMTIQEQERQFLVSIMEESENYEFSDEDEDDDDDAEADPGYGLVDEEFLEADILYPEGEGEEEEGSSEDEDMEQDEIDPDEMSYEELLELGETVGSVNKGLSANELANSLRPYENKFKLKREDVVDRCVICQDEYKDGESLVMLSCEQPYHSDCISKWLQIKKVCPICSNEVSSSSK, encoded by the exons ATGGATGGTGAAGAGGCCAAACATGTAATTAATAATGACAGGAAGGTCGTTCCAGTCACGCAACCCAGCCAGATTGACTCAGATCTCACCTTTGCAATGACAATACAAGAACAg GAAAGGCAGTTTCTCGTGTCCATAATGGAGGAAAGTGAGAATTATGAATTCAGTgacgaagatgaagatgatgatgatgacgctGAAGCTGATCCTGGCTATGGGCTTGTTGATGAGGAATTCCTTGAAG CTGACATATTATAtccagaaggagaaggagaagaagaagaaggtagcAGCGAGGATGAG gacATGGAACAAGACGAGATAGACCCAGATGAAATGTCTTACGAA GAGTTGCTTGAGCTTGGAGAAACTGTTGGGTCAGTGAACAAAGGACTGTCAGCCAACGAACTCGCCAATTCACTTCGTCCCTATGAAAATAAATTCAAGCTGAAGAGGGAAGATGTGGTAGATCG GTGTGTGATTTGTCAAGATGAATACAAAGATGGAGAATCACTTGTAATGCTTTCATgtgagcaaccttaccattccGATTGTATAAGCAAATGGCTTCAAATTAAGAAG GTTTGCCCAATATGTAGCAATGAGGTTTCCTCATCAAGCAAATGA
- the LOC122083936 gene encoding E3 ubiquitin ligase BIG BROTHER-related-like isoform X3, which translates to MDGEEAKHVINNDRKVVPVTQPSQIDSDLTFAMTIQEQERQFLVSIMEESENYEFSDEDEDDDDDAEADPGYGLVDEEFLEADILYPEGEGEEEEGSSEDEDMEQDEIDPDEMSYEELLELGETVGSVNKGLSANELANSLRPYENKFKLKREDVVDRCVICQDEYKDGESLVMLSCLPNM; encoded by the exons ATGGATGGTGAAGAGGCCAAACATGTAATTAATAATGACAGGAAGGTCGTTCCAGTCACGCAACCCAGCCAGATTGACTCAGATCTCACCTTTGCAATGACAATACAAGAACAg GAAAGGCAGTTTCTCGTGTCCATAATGGAGGAAAGTGAGAATTATGAATTCAGTgacgaagatgaagatgatgatgatgacgctGAAGCTGATCCTGGCTATGGGCTTGTTGATGAGGAATTCCTTGAAG CTGACATATTATAtccagaaggagaaggagaagaagaagaaggtagcAGCGAGGATGAG gacATGGAACAAGACGAGATAGACCCAGATGAAATGTCTTACGAA GAGTTGCTTGAGCTTGGAGAAACTGTTGGGTCAGTGAACAAAGGACTGTCAGCCAACGAACTCGCCAATTCACTTCGTCCCTATGAAAATAAATTCAAGCTGAAGAGGGAAGATGTGGTAGATCG GTGTGTGATTTGTCAAGATGAATACAAAGATGGAGAATCACTTGTAATGCTTTCAT GTTTGCCCAATATGTAG